From one Candidatus Poribacteria bacterium genomic stretch:
- a CDS encoding GNAT family N-acetyltransferase, translating into MKNYSVRMIRENMENIPQFPIPEGYAIRNYRRNEGHIWTRILQAGEPYAEIDDGLFDREFKRHLSVMEDRSFYLTTDTGEEIGTITAWWQNINKEVWGQIHWVVIHPDYQGNGLSKPMMTVAMERLKQSHERCFLGTSTGRPAAIKVYLDFGFMPDLSHENSKEAWTEVASVLEHPLLGEFMSSGLTHF; encoded by the coding sequence ATGAAAAATTATAGCGTCAGAATGATTCGTGAGAATATGGAGAATATCCCGCAATTCCCGATTCCAGAGGGGTATGCCATCCGGAATTATCGCCGGAATGAGGGACATATCTGGACACGGATTCTGCAAGCGGGGGAGCCGTACGCTGAAATTGACGACGGGCTTTTTGATCGCGAATTTAAACGCCATCTCTCAGTGATGGAGGATAGAAGTTTTTACCTAACGACGGACACAGGCGAGGAAATCGGTACAATCACGGCATGGTGGCAAAATATAAATAAAGAGGTGTGGGGACAGATCCACTGGGTCGTGATTCATCCCGACTATCAAGGAAACGGGCTGTCCAAACCGATGATGACCGTGGCGATGGAGCGTCTGAAGCAATCCCATGAACGTTGTTTTCTCGGCACGTCAACCGGGCGTCCGGCAGCGATAAAAGTTTATCTTGACTTCGGTTTCATGCCCGACCTTTCACATGAGAATAGCAAAGAAGCTTGGACAGAGGTCGCATCCGTTTTGGAGCATCCCCTTTTGGGGGAGTTTATGAGTTCAGGACTTACGCACTTTTGA
- a CDS encoding phytanoyl-CoA dioxygenase family protein: MARTYRTLTQEDINHFTEKGHVILKDCFPRELAAEWQDFAFKRLGYDPNDPTTWEEPRVHLPSMNRVLIEDVAPRAWDAICDLLGGEDRIVNFWGDAKPGWGDGFIINFALGADTPWQPPSPEVGGWHKDGDFFRHFLDSPEQGLLTIVVWSDIYPESGGTFVACDSVQHVAQRLYEHPEGLLPGGFGQLIDKCQDFVEITGNAGDVVLLHPFILHAASQNPSGRARFITNPPVSLKEPMNFNRENPDDFSPVELAVLHGLGKERLDFKPTAPRERLVPERVKRQQKMLEEQKKRLEVDSNK, translated from the coding sequence ATGGCAAGAACCTATAGGACACTTACCCAAGAAGATATTAATCACTTCACTGAGAAGGGGCATGTTATCCTGAAAGACTGCTTTCCGCGCGAGTTGGCAGCAGAATGGCAAGATTTCGCTTTTAAGCGACTCGGTTATGATCCAAACGATCCGACGACTTGGGAAGAACCCCGAGTCCATCTGCCTTCTATGAACAGAGTACTGATTGAGGATGTGGCACCGAGGGCATGGGATGCCATCTGTGATCTGCTCGGTGGCGAAGACAGGATTGTCAATTTTTGGGGCGACGCAAAGCCAGGATGGGGCGACGGTTTTATTATTAATTTTGCGTTAGGTGCGGACACACCGTGGCAACCGCCTTCTCCAGAAGTCGGTGGGTGGCACAAAGATGGCGATTTCTTTCGTCATTTCTTAGACAGTCCGGAGCAGGGATTGCTCACAATCGTCGTTTGGTCGGATATCTACCCAGAAAGCGGCGGGACGTTTGTGGCGTGCGATTCGGTTCAACACGTCGCACAGCGGTTGTATGAACACCCAGAAGGGTTATTGCCTGGCGGATTTGGGCAACTCATTGACAAATGCCAAGACTTTGTAGAAATCACGGGGAACGCAGGCGATGTTGTGCTGTTGCATCCGTTCATCTTGCACGCCGCTTCGCAGAACCCTTCGGGACGCGCCCGTTTCATTACGAACCCGCCAGTTTCCCTCAAGGAACCGATGAATTTCAATCGTGAGAACCCAGACGATTTCTCACCCGTGGAGTTAGCCGTGCTGCACGGATTAGGGAAAGAGCGATTGGATTTCAAACCAACGGCACCGCGGGAACGTTTGGTCCCAGAACGCGTCAAACGTCAGCAGAAGATGCTCGAAGAGCAGAAAAAGCGGCTTGAGGTGGATTCCAATAAATGA
- the tnpA gene encoding IS200/IS605 family transposase — MPNTYTQLYVHIVFAVKGRQYLLPKAHKDELHRYITGIITNKKQKVIQINSMPDHIHILVGLAPEGALTDLVRDIKANSSRFINEKRWVVRRFEWQKGFSAFSYSHSQLDAVAKYIRNQELHHSKKTFREEYLELLDLFGIAYDRKYVFESETAEYTV; from the coding sequence ATGCCAAACACCTATACCCAGCTCTACGTCCATATTGTCTTCGCGGTCAAAGGCAGACAATACCTGCTCCCGAAAGCACACAAAGATGAACTCCATCGCTATATTACAGGTATCATCACAAACAAAAAACAGAAGGTGATTCAAATCAATTCTATGCCGGATCATATCCATATCCTTGTTGGGCTCGCGCCGGAAGGGGCATTAACGGATTTAGTGAGAGATATTAAGGCAAATTCGTCGAGATTCATTAATGAAAAGCGATGGGTTGTGCGGAGGTTTGAATGGCAGAAAGGTTTTTCGGCTTTTTCATATTCTCATTCGCAATTGGATGCTGTCGCGAAGTACATTAGGAATCAAGAACTACATCATTCAAAAAAGACGTTTCGTGAGGAATATCTTGAGCTTCTTGATCTTTTTGGGATTGCTTATGATAGGAAATATGTTTTTGAATCCGAAACCGCTGAGTATACCGTATAA
- a CDS encoding DUF4351 domain-containing protein: MPYYDEVFKHILEGKAFLDPDALGLLPFAALMKPPVDMTPEAWVEKCVQTTQQASVDTETRGTLLFALSLFGSLVHPPELFQNPISEAIMQESPFYERVRQQWIEQGATHAKREAVLKLLSHRFGSVPQPIANHIAQLRHIAQLDALFEEVMAAEALDDIQW; encoded by the coding sequence ATGCCATACTATGATGAGGTGTTTAAGCATATTTTGGAAGGCAAGGCGTTCTTGGATCCCGATGCCCTTGGGTTGCTGCCTTTCGCAGCGTTGATGAAACCACCTGTGGACATGACCCCTGAAGCCTGGGTTGAGAAATGTGTACAGACAACGCAGCAAGCATCGGTAGATACAGAGACCCGGGGAACATTGTTATTTGCGCTCTCGCTTTTCGGGAGTTTAGTCCACCCCCCGGAACTTTTTCAAAATCCTATATCGGAGGCCATCATGCAAGAATCTCCTTTTTACGAACGCGTCAGACAACAATGGATCGAACAAGGGGCAACACACGCCAAGCGTGAGGCTGTTCTCAAACTCCTATCGCACCGATTTGGCAGTGTTCCACAACCCATCGCTAACCACATTGCGCAACTACGCCACATCGCACAACTCGATGCGCTCTTTGAAGAAGTTATGGCGGCTGAGGCACTTGATGATATTCAATGGTGA
- a CDS encoding DUF488 domain-containing protein yields MERSPTPIPIYTIGYGSRSIAELIEVLHQHEIAYLIDVRSAPYSRYKPEFSKAQLANQLEQHDIRYVFMGDTLGGRPDDETCYINGKLDYEKVKEREYYQRGIERLHTAFLQQHAVVLMCSEEKPEECHRCKLIGATLTTQDIPVIHIDENNEQVTQEKVIERLTGGQLSMFGDETFHSRKKYT; encoded by the coding sequence ATGGAAAGATCACCCACCCCCATTCCAATCTATACCATAGGCTATGGAAGCCGTTCCATTGCGGAACTCATCGAAGTGCTACACCAGCACGAGATCGCCTACCTCATCGATGTCCGCTCCGCCCCCTACTCGCGCTATAAGCCGGAATTCTCCAAAGCACAACTCGCGAATCAACTCGAACAGCATGACATCCGCTACGTGTTCATGGGAGACACACTCGGTGGTAGACCCGACGATGAAACCTGTTACATCAACGGGAAACTTGACTACGAAAAGGTCAAGGAGAGAGAATACTACCAACGCGGTATTGAACGTCTACACACTGCTTTCTTGCAACAACACGCTGTTGTCTTGATGTGCAGTGAGGAGAAGCCAGAGGAATGCCACCGATGCAAACTTATCGGTGCGACCCTCACAACGCAGGACATACCGGTCATCCACATCGACGAAAACAACGAGCAAGTGACGCAGGAGAAGGTCATTGAGCGTCTGACAGGCGGACAATTGTCGATGTTCGGAGACGAGACGTTTCATTCTCGGAAAAAATACACTTAA
- a CDS encoding UPF0261 family protein — protein MAKTVCIVGTMDTKGLEFAFIKAQIESTGTSTCVINTGILGDPQLTSDVSADEVAQAGGSSLQALRDEGDRGNSVAVMAQGAATLVAEKQAAGEIDGIISLGGSAGTTIGTTAMQAVPVGVPKIMVSTLASGDTSPYVQSKDITMMYSVVDIAGINRLSRQILANAAGAIVGMVNAEMPEATADKPLIAATMFGVTTPCVTKAMEILEAAGYEVLVFHATGTGGQAMEDLVKGGFLAGVLDVTTTELADELVGGVLSAGPDRLEAAGEAGLPQVVAPGALDMVNFGPPDTVPEQFSDRLFYQHNPTVTLMRTTAEETAELGRIMARKLSEAQGPTTVIIPAQGVSAIDKTGQPFDSPEARTAWSENLKAHIGDNVTVIEMDAHINDDAFATKLVETLLASIQ, from the coding sequence ATGGCGAAGACGGTTTGTATTGTCGGCACAATGGACACGAAAGGTTTGGAATTCGCGTTTATCAAAGCGCAGATAGAATCAACTGGAACTTCAACGTGTGTTATCAATACCGGTATATTGGGAGACCCTCAATTAACGTCGGATGTTTCCGCGGATGAAGTCGCACAAGCGGGGGGGTCATCCCTTCAGGCATTGAGAGATGAAGGCGACCGAGGGAACAGTGTCGCTGTAATGGCACAAGGTGCCGCTACGCTTGTTGCTGAAAAACAGGCAGCAGGCGAAATCGATGGGATCATCTCACTCGGTGGTTCCGCAGGCACTACCATCGGCACAACAGCGATGCAGGCAGTCCCCGTGGGTGTCCCGAAAATTATGGTGTCGACCTTGGCATCGGGGGACACGAGTCCTTATGTCCAATCTAAAGACATAACTATGATGTATTCTGTTGTGGACATCGCAGGTATTAACCGATTGTCACGGCAGATTCTCGCCAACGCCGCGGGTGCGATCGTTGGGATGGTCAACGCGGAAATGCCGGAGGCAACAGCGGACAAGCCTCTCATCGCGGCGACGATGTTCGGTGTGACAACCCCATGTGTCACAAAAGCGATGGAAATTCTTGAAGCCGCTGGTTATGAAGTCCTCGTCTTCCACGCAACCGGGACCGGTGGACAAGCGATGGAGGATCTCGTCAAAGGGGGTTTCCTCGCTGGCGTGTTAGATGTCACAACAACCGAACTTGCTGACGAATTGGTCGGTGGGGTCCTCAGTGCCGGTCCCGATCGGTTGGAAGCCGCGGGAGAAGCTGGACTGCCGCAAGTTGTCGCGCCAGGTGCCTTGGACATGGTGAATTTCGGTCCTCCTGACACAGTGCCAGAGCAGTTCAGCGACCGACTGTTCTACCAGCACAATCCGACTGTGACACTGATGCGGACAACCGCTGAAGAGACTGCTGAACTCGGACGCATCATGGCACGTAAACTCAGCGAGGCACAGGGACCCACAACAGTTATTATTCCGGCGCAGGGCGTGTCAGCGATTGACAAAACAGGACAACCCTTTGATTCTCCCGAAGCGCGCACGGCATGGAGCGAGAATCTGAAGGCACACATCGGGGACAATGTAACGGTTATTGAGATGGACGCTCACATCAATGACGACGCATTCGCAACAAAACTCGTAGAAACGTTGTTAGCGAGTATCCAGTAA
- a CDS encoding acyl carrier protein, with protein MTKENSIKISKFHIDDGGLLLISEADNLPFLVVDAKGVTFDAGTFAGFFCALEGLFKFIVNGKRDSACFVQLKFTEEDVYQIGNFDFSDEQYTDALHWVITGNKQIAQKRERKKEDSKHYTDAVISVIATCLGRDKKSLKPDTTIRETFGSLDSLDRQNLIYKTEERFSIIVPDSIFAQIVTIADMIDYVKAQVENETDFLERPHRKDRNIRGIKHEHTAEKLLQ; from the coding sequence GTGACTAAGGAAAATTCAATTAAAATTAGCAAGTTTCATATTGATGATGGGGGACTTTTGTTGATCTCTGAGGCTGATAATCTGCCATTTTTGGTAGTTGATGCCAAAGGGGTTACCTTTGATGCGGGGACCTTCGCAGGGTTTTTCTGCGCTTTGGAAGGTCTATTCAAATTTATCGTAAACGGGAAAAGGGATTCTGCATGCTTTGTGCAACTCAAATTTACAGAAGAGGATGTTTACCAAATTGGAAATTTCGATTTTAGCGACGAGCAATACACTGACGCATTGCATTGGGTAATCACAGGAAACAAGCAGATTGCACAGAAAAGAGAAAGGAAAAAAGAAGATTCTAAACACTACACAGATGCGGTTATAAGTGTGATTGCGACGTGTTTGGGAAGGGACAAAAAATCCCTTAAACCCGATACAACTATTAGAGAGACTTTCGGTTCTTTAGATTCTTTGGATAGACAAAATTTGATTTATAAGACAGAAGAGCGCTTTTCAATCATCGTTCCAGACAGCATTTTTGCACAAATCGTCACAATTGCTGATATGATTGATTATGTGAAAGCACAAGTTGAAAACGAAACAGATTTCTTGGAAAGACCTCACCGCAAAGACAGAAACATACGCGGGATCAAGCACGAACACACGGCAGAAAAACTATTGCAATAA
- a CDS encoding phytanoyl-CoA dioxygenase family protein, translating to MSGTVTPTLSAQQIADYREDGYVILRNLLSAKEADELRRVVQKQVKRDAYPSTLKYPESAKYTVSGNRLADPGLTAIAEHPTVVGAVESALGQPAHLTAYVAYLRTPGDKGGGAHCDYKRWRPVGSSMNWVFAIIPLTDFDTEYGPFLVSPKSHKLTQVIDSDAHILDLTRPDPEQLPDFIDPELKAGDLLVVNEHVWHEAPPGTTTEDRCGIFNKYCAIDAPPAAGYYPYNPAALDALSDNGKRLIPVCFDKPITTTRLLIEDASSQESKFLLRRDAETNAWELPGSEGWEEEKGVGWDVGARIGSLQDITQTQLGLEVPWMSYIEDVEEGDGICRIYGFSDENLDIDALANNGCEWFTKSELKQRLGESDAICGAADTWQQTDVIRGKGKACRQSRHQFE from the coding sequence ATGAGCGGGACAGTTACCCCGACGCTCAGCGCGCAGCAGATCGCCGATTACCGTGAGGATGGCTATGTAATTCTGCGAAATCTCTTATCCGCGAAGGAGGCAGATGAACTCCGGCGCGTCGTCCAGAAACAGGTAAAACGCGATGCCTATCCATCGACGCTCAAATATCCTGAGTCGGCGAAATATACAGTCAGTGGCAATCGTCTTGCCGACCCCGGACTCACCGCGATTGCCGAACATCCGACAGTTGTGGGTGCCGTAGAATCCGCGCTCGGTCAACCCGCGCATCTCACGGCTTATGTGGCGTATTTGCGGACACCCGGCGATAAAGGGGGTGGGGCGCATTGCGACTACAAACGCTGGCGCCCTGTCGGGTCATCGATGAACTGGGTGTTTGCCATCATCCCACTGACCGATTTCGATACAGAATACGGTCCTTTTCTCGTGTCGCCCAAATCACACAAGTTGACACAGGTGATTGATTCGGACGCACACATTTTAGATCTCACGCGTCCTGATCCAGAGCAGTTACCCGATTTCATTGATCCTGAACTCAAAGCAGGGGACTTGCTGGTCGTCAACGAGCACGTCTGGCACGAAGCACCCCCCGGCACCACAACCGAAGATCGGTGCGGGATTTTCAATAAATATTGTGCTATTGACGCACCGCCCGCCGCGGGATATTATCCTTACAATCCTGCCGCTTTGGACGCATTGAGCGACAATGGAAAGCGTCTCATTCCTGTCTGTTTTGATAAGCCGATTACAACGACGCGCCTGCTTATTGAGGATGCATCGAGTCAGGAATCGAAATTCTTGCTCCGTCGTGATGCCGAAACAAATGCTTGGGAGTTGCCCGGGAGCGAAGGTTGGGAAGAGGAGAAAGGTGTTGGTTGGGATGTCGGTGCGCGGATCGGTTCACTGCAAGATATCACCCAAACGCAACTCGGTTTAGAGGTCCCTTGGATGTCTTATATTGAGGATGTTGAAGAGGGAGATGGTATCTGTCGGATCTACGGCTTTTCTGATGAAAACTTAGACATTGATGCACTCGCTAATAATGGTTGTGAATGGTTCACAAAATCTGAACTCAAACAACGGCTCGGCGAAAGTGATGCTATTTGCGGTGCTGCTGATACATGGCAGCAGACGGATGTCATCCGGGGCAAAGGGAAGGCGTGCCGTCAAAGCCGACACCAGTTTGAGTAG